A region of bacterium DNA encodes the following proteins:
- a CDS encoding zinc ribbon domain-containing protein, with amino-acid sequence MPLYEFECKKCRRPFDKVMSIREMETGQVECPRCGSDDVLKLISSGGIKIGIGGYAGKVK; translated from the coding sequence ATGCCCCTTTATGAATTCGAATGCAAAAAGTGCAGGCGCCCTTTCGACAAGGTCATGAGCATCAGGGAGATGGAAACAGGGCAGGTTGAATGCCCCAGGTGCGGCTCCGACGATGTTTTGAAGCTCATCTCATCCGGTGGGATAAAGATCGGGATCGGCGGATACGCCGGTAAGGTAAAATAA